The following proteins are encoded in a genomic region of Nocardioides sp. cx-173:
- a CDS encoding WhiB family transcriptional regulator, with protein sequence MDWRHRSACLDEDPELFFPIGNTGPAILQIEEAKQVCRRCDVREQCLAWAIEAGQDHGVWGGLSEDERRALKRRNARSRVRTA encoded by the coding sequence ATGGATTGGCGTCACCGTTCCGCGTGCCTCGACGAGGATCCGGAGCTGTTCTTCCCGATCGGCAACACCGGTCCGGCCATCCTCCAGATCGAGGAGGCCAAACAGGTGTGCCGGCGATGCGACGTGCGCGAGCAGTGTCTCGCGTGGGCCATCGAGGCGGGGCAGGACCACGGCGTCTGGGGCGGCCTGAGCGAGGACGAGCGCCGCGCTCTCAAGCGCCGCAACGCCCGCTCCCGCGTCCGCACCGCCTGA
- a CDS encoding acetolactate synthase, with the protein MTQIADDTSGQAATDGTVEGHSGELAVSVARTYGVETMFTLSGAHVFPMYDGAVKADPPMRLLDVRHEQTAAFAAEATGKLTRVPGLAVLTAGPGVTNGISAIAQAQFAGSPMVVVGGRAPANRWGSGSLQELDQPPIVESVSKLATTLHTAGDVLGGMDRAFSAAGSSHRGPVFVDVPMDEFFNSASGPAPTRSSTRGAEPDPEAVSRIAGLLAGAARPVLILGTDVWADGAEEAALRFVQDVGVPVITNGMGRGVIPGGHPLLATKARGQALGGADLVVVVGTPLDFRLGYGIFGGKDGAEPARVVHVADSPGQVSGHASLAASVSGDLTSVFDGLQAALERGAKPDWRTWVSTLQETVAAATARDLELLRAEADPIHPARIYGELVPRLAEDAVVIGDGGDFVSFAGKFVEPKRPGGWLDPGPYGCLGAGLGSAIAARLARPSSQVVLLLGDGAAGLSLMDVDTLVRHDLPVVMVMGNNSAWGLEKGPMQMLYGYDVVADLAPRTAYDEVVKALGGAGETVTDPRQIGAAIDRAFDADVPYLVNVITDVDAAYPRNTFGI; encoded by the coding sequence ATGACCCAGATCGCTGACGACACATCAGGGCAGGCCGCGACCGACGGCACCGTCGAGGGACACTCCGGTGAGCTCGCCGTCTCCGTGGCCCGCACCTATGGCGTCGAGACCATGTTCACGCTGTCGGGGGCGCACGTCTTCCCCATGTACGACGGCGCGGTCAAGGCCGATCCGCCGATGCGCCTGCTCGACGTACGCCACGAGCAGACCGCGGCCTTCGCCGCCGAGGCCACGGGCAAGCTGACCCGGGTGCCCGGTCTGGCGGTCCTGACCGCGGGGCCCGGGGTGACCAACGGCATCAGCGCGATCGCGCAGGCGCAGTTCGCGGGCTCGCCGATGGTGGTCGTGGGCGGACGGGCACCGGCCAACCGCTGGGGCAGCGGCAGCCTGCAGGAGCTGGACCAGCCGCCCATCGTCGAGTCGGTCTCCAAGCTCGCGACCACCCTGCACACCGCCGGCGACGTCCTCGGCGGCATGGACCGGGCCTTCTCCGCCGCGGGCTCCTCGCACCGGGGCCCGGTGTTCGTCGACGTGCCGATGGACGAGTTCTTCAACTCCGCCTCGGGCCCGGCTCCGACCCGCTCCTCCACCCGCGGAGCCGAGCCCGACCCCGAGGCCGTCTCCCGCATCGCGGGCCTGCTCGCCGGTGCCGCGCGCCCCGTCCTCATCCTCGGCACCGACGTCTGGGCCGACGGCGCGGAGGAGGCGGCGCTGCGCTTCGTGCAGGACGTGGGCGTCCCCGTCATCACCAACGGCATGGGCCGCGGGGTCATCCCCGGCGGCCACCCGCTGCTGGCCACGAAGGCCCGCGGCCAGGCCCTCGGCGGCGCCGACCTGGTGGTCGTGGTCGGCACCCCGCTCGACTTCCGGCTGGGCTACGGGATCTTCGGCGGCAAGGACGGAGCGGAGCCGGCGCGGGTCGTGCACGTCGCGGACTCCCCCGGCCAGGTCTCGGGTCACGCGTCCCTGGCCGCGTCGGTCTCCGGCGACCTCACGTCGGTCTTCGACGGACTGCAGGCCGCGCTCGAGCGCGGGGCCAAGCCCGACTGGCGCACCTGGGTCTCGACGCTGCAGGAGACGGTCGCCGCCGCGACGGCGCGCGACCTGGAGCTCCTGCGCGCCGAGGCGGACCCGATCCACCCCGCGCGCATCTACGGCGAGCTGGTCCCGCGACTCGCCGAGGACGCGGTCGTCATCGGCGACGGCGGGGACTTCGTGAGCTTCGCCGGCAAGTTCGTCGAGCCCAAGCGGCCCGGCGGCTGGCTCGACCCGGGCCCCTACGGCTGCCTCGGCGCCGGCCTGGGCTCCGCGATCGCCGCCCGTCTGGCCCGTCCGTCGTCGCAGGTCGTGCTCCTGCTCGGCGACGGTGCCGCCGGCTTATCGCTCATGGACGTCGACACCCTCGTGCGCCACGACCTCCCGGTGGTCATGGTGATGGGCAACAACTCCGCCTGGGGCCTGGAGAAGGGCCCCATGCAGATGCTCTACGGCTACGACGTCGTCGCCGACCTCGCGCCCCGCACGGCCTACGACGAGGTCGTCAAGGCGCTCGGCGGCGCGGGTGAGACGGTGACCGACCCCCGGCAGATCGGCGCCGCCATCGACCGCGCCTTCGACGCCGACGTGCCGTACCTGGTCAACGTCATCACCGACGTCGACGCCGCCTACCCGCGCAACACCTTCGGGATCTGA
- a CDS encoding NAD(P)-dependent malic enzyme, whose amino-acid sequence MQVVSTTALTGPEELSLAYTPGVALVCEAIAADPSLTQHYTWVPNVVAVVTDGTAVLGLGDIGPAAAMPVMEGKAVLFKQFGGVDAVPICLDTTDTEEIIETVVRLAPSFGGINLEDISAPRCFEIEDRLKERLDIPVFHDDQHGTAVVALAALKNALRLTGRSPATTRVVISGAGAAGVAVAKILLEAGIQDLAVTDRKGVLHSSRGDLTPVKRALAVLTADRTGRTGSLADVLDGADVYIGVSGGTVPEEDVARMAADSIVFGLANPHPEVHPEVARRHARVVATGRSDFPNQINNVLAFPGIFRGAFDVHATAITEGMKLAAAEALADLVGDDLSEDLVIPSPFDPRVGPAVAAAVAAAARRDGVARR is encoded by the coding sequence ATGCAGGTCGTCTCGACGACGGCACTGACCGGCCCCGAGGAGCTGTCCCTCGCCTACACGCCGGGCGTCGCCCTCGTGTGCGAGGCGATCGCCGCCGACCCGTCGCTTACCCAGCACTACACCTGGGTGCCCAACGTGGTGGCGGTCGTGACCGACGGCACCGCCGTCCTGGGCCTGGGCGACATCGGGCCGGCCGCCGCCATGCCCGTGATGGAGGGCAAGGCGGTGCTCTTCAAGCAGTTCGGCGGCGTCGACGCCGTCCCGATCTGCCTCGACACCACCGACACCGAGGAGATCATCGAGACCGTGGTCCGGCTGGCGCCGAGCTTCGGCGGGATCAACCTCGAGGACATCTCCGCCCCGCGCTGCTTCGAGATCGAGGACCGGCTCAAGGAGCGCCTCGACATCCCCGTCTTCCACGACGACCAGCACGGCACCGCCGTGGTGGCCCTCGCCGCGCTCAAGAACGCGCTCCGCCTCACGGGCCGTTCTCCGGCCACGACCCGGGTCGTGATCTCCGGCGCCGGGGCCGCGGGGGTCGCGGTGGCGAAGATCCTGCTCGAGGCGGGCATCCAGGACCTCGCGGTCACCGACCGCAAGGGCGTGCTGCACTCCTCGCGCGGCGACCTGACCCCGGTCAAGCGCGCCCTCGCGGTGCTGACCGCCGACCGCACCGGCCGCACCGGCTCGCTCGCGGACGTGCTGGACGGCGCCGACGTCTACATCGGGGTCTCCGGCGGCACCGTGCCTGAGGAGGACGTCGCCCGCATGGCGGCGGACTCCATCGTCTTCGGCCTGGCCAACCCCCACCCGGAGGTGCACCCCGAGGTGGCTCGCCGACACGCGCGGGTGGTCGCCACCGGCCGCTCCGACTTCCCGAACCAGATCAACAACGTGCTGGCCTTCCCGGGGATCTTCCGGGGCGCCTTCGACGTCCACGCCACCGCCATCACCGAGGGCATGAAGCTCGCCGCCGCCGAGGCGCTCGCCGACCTGGTCGGCGACGACCTGAGCGAGGACCTGGTGATCCCCTCGCCGTTCGACCCGCGCGTCGGTCCGGCGGTCGCGGCCGCCGTCGCCGCTGCCGCCCGCCGCGACGGGGTCGCCCGGCGCTGA
- a CDS encoding RNA polymerase sigma factor SigF has protein sequence MTAQIPPDEPVPLDDPAPTGVEVTRRRSAELFTELHDDTAPQSSRDAARDSLVHLHLPLVEHCARRFRNRGEPFEDLVQVGTIGLIKSIDRFDSDRGVEFSTYATPTIIGEIKRYFRDKGWAIRVPRRLQELRMQIGAATAELTQSLGRSPTPRELAETIGCTVEEIVEGIESSNAYSTLSLDASDDSEEGSASMLDAIGVDDAGLEHVEIRESIKPLLDQLDPREKKILLLRFFKNMTQSQIAEEIGVSQMHVSRLLTRTLDQLRTSLEQED, from the coding sequence ATGACCGCGCAGATCCCCCCGGACGAGCCGGTCCCCCTCGACGACCCGGCGCCCACCGGCGTCGAGGTCACGCGCCGCCGCAGCGCCGAGCTCTTCACCGAGCTCCATGACGACACCGCACCACAGAGCTCGCGCGACGCCGCGCGCGACTCGCTGGTGCACCTGCACCTGCCGCTCGTCGAGCACTGCGCCCGCCGGTTCCGCAACCGCGGGGAGCCGTTCGAGGACCTGGTCCAGGTCGGCACGATCGGGCTGATCAAGTCGATCGACCGCTTCGACTCCGACCGGGGCGTGGAGTTCTCGACCTACGCCACCCCCACGATCATCGGCGAGATCAAGCGCTACTTCCGCGACAAGGGCTGGGCCATCCGGGTCCCGCGCCGCCTGCAGGAGCTGCGGATGCAGATCGGCGCGGCCACGGCCGAGCTCACGCAGTCGCTCGGCCGCTCCCCCACACCCCGCGAGCTGGCCGAGACCATCGGCTGCACGGTCGAGGAGATCGTGGAGGGCATCGAGTCGAGCAACGCCTACTCGACGCTCTCCCTGGATGCCAGCGACGACTCCGAGGAGGGGTCCGCCTCGATGCTGGACGCCATCGGCGTCGACGACGCCGGCCTGGAGCACGTCGAGATCCGCGAGTCGATCAAGCCGCTGCTCGACCAGCTCGACCCGCGGGAGAAGAAGATCCTGCTGCTGCGCTTCTTCAAGAACATGACCCAGTCGCAGATCGCCGAGGAGATCGGCGTCTCGCAGATGCACGTCTCGCGGCTGCTCACCCGCACCCTCGACCAGCTCCGGACCTCCCTGGAGCAGGAGGACTAG
- a CDS encoding anti-sigma factor translates to MSVTGTAQQGDHQRDRADVELRLPADSAYASVLRTTTAGLAARLDFTIDDIEDLRIAVGEASALVLPEADPGTDLICRFYLSPGELTISVGVAAAVAPAPDFDSFAWQVLTTLATSATATTEGGRFVVTMTMQSSIATSG, encoded by the coding sequence ATGTCGGTGACGGGCACGGCCCAGCAGGGTGACCACCAGCGCGACCGGGCCGACGTCGAGCTGCGGCTTCCCGCCGACAGCGCGTACGCGTCGGTTCTTCGCACGACCACCGCCGGGCTGGCGGCGCGCCTGGACTTCACCATCGACGACATCGAGGACCTTCGTATCGCCGTCGGCGAGGCGTCCGCGTTGGTGCTGCCCGAGGCGGACCCGGGCACCGACCTGATCTGCCGGTTCTACCTGTCCCCCGGCGAGCTGACGATCTCGGTCGGCGTCGCCGCCGCGGTGGCACCGGCGCCCGACTTCGACAGCTTCGCCTGGCAGGTGCTGACCACCCTCGCGACCAGCGCCACCGCCACCACCGAGGGCGGGCGGTTCGTGGTCACCATGACGATGCAGTCCTCCATCGCGACGTCTGGCTGA
- a CDS encoding helix-turn-helix transcriptional regulator produces MVQTGAAAGLGLRDVLRLSGGARLVVFSWVTDPAAVQVALDAGASGYLAKTLTPADAVQSLEEIHEGVGRVTRLAHSPPERTRGDWPGRRHDLSDREAEVLALIAKGLSNKEIGATVFLSVNSIKTYIRTTYRKIGVHTRSQAVRWAMENGFAPRPSRTVVDSGRHSR; encoded by the coding sequence GTGGTCCAGACGGGAGCGGCCGCCGGGCTGGGCCTGAGGGACGTGCTGCGGCTCAGTGGCGGCGCCAGGCTGGTGGTGTTCAGCTGGGTCACCGACCCGGCGGCGGTGCAGGTGGCGCTGGACGCCGGGGCCAGTGGGTACCTGGCCAAGACGCTGACCCCCGCCGACGCGGTCCAGTCGCTGGAGGAGATCCACGAGGGAGTCGGGCGAGTCACCCGCCTGGCCCACTCGCCGCCCGAGCGGACCCGCGGCGACTGGCCCGGCCGCAGACACGACCTCAGCGACCGGGAGGCCGAGGTGCTGGCCCTGATCGCCAAGGGCCTGAGCAACAAGGAGATCGGTGCGACCGTCTTCCTGAGCGTCAACTCGATCAAGACCTACATCCGCACGACCTACCGCAAGATCGGGGTGCACACCCGCAGCCAGGCGGTGCGCTGGGCCATGGAGAACGGGTTCGCCCCGAGACCCAGTCGCACGGTGGTCGACAGCGGGCGTCACTCACGGTGA
- the sodX gene encoding nickel-type superoxide dismutase maturation protease yields the protein MDSRSRGAFWGWALVRNASMEPTLREGDRLLVSYRRRPEVGDVVVARFPDGRLVVKRAAERRTAGWWLLSDNAAEGVDSRHRGAVPEEDVRGVVLGRVWPRPARRL from the coding sequence ATGGACAGTCGGTCACGAGGGGCGTTCTGGGGTTGGGCACTCGTGCGCAACGCGTCGATGGAGCCCACCCTGCGTGAAGGTGATCGGCTGCTCGTGTCCTACCGCCGTCGCCCCGAGGTCGGCGACGTGGTCGTGGCGCGCTTCCCCGACGGGAGGCTGGTCGTCAAGCGCGCCGCGGAGCGCCGTACGGCGGGCTGGTGGCTGCTCAGCGACAACGCGGCTGAGGGCGTCGACTCGCGCCATCGCGGGGCCGTGCCGGAGGAGGACGTGCGCGGCGTGGTCCTCGGCCGGGTCTGGCCGCGGCCGGCCCGGCGCCTGTGA
- a CDS encoding DUF2785 domain-containing protein yields the protein MSAAYWKQVHDEDFAVPTDRPLADLTAELTRLLGETDPHLRDRLALPALATWVERGVYDDLLRGLGDGMAAGLRVGLGERETDSVFRRSFSVLILGECIARDNQRPLVPGGKVLDWGDRIATWMLQERDLRGYVPGKGWAHAVAHGADALGTLARSPHVGAAELVVILDVIAERLALPVDALFSAGEADRLALAAMFVLRRNRVPLDLLEAWVGALAATATRTWGPDRDPYLGSGNAEAFLRALYLQLALGQRPPAVRADLMLLLVDALRSANRGFLEAE from the coding sequence ATGTCGGCGGCGTACTGGAAGCAGGTCCATGACGAGGACTTCGCGGTCCCCACGGACCGCCCCCTCGCCGACCTCACCGCCGAGCTGACCCGGCTGCTCGGCGAGACCGACCCGCACCTGCGCGACCGGCTGGCGCTGCCGGCCCTGGCCACCTGGGTAGAGCGCGGCGTCTACGATGACCTGCTGCGCGGCCTCGGGGACGGGATGGCCGCCGGACTGCGCGTCGGCCTCGGCGAGCGCGAGACCGACTCGGTGTTTCGCCGCAGCTTCTCGGTGCTGATCCTCGGCGAGTGCATCGCCCGCGACAACCAGCGCCCGCTCGTCCCCGGCGGCAAGGTCCTCGACTGGGGCGACCGGATCGCGACCTGGATGCTCCAGGAGCGTGACCTGCGCGGCTACGTGCCCGGCAAGGGCTGGGCCCATGCCGTCGCGCACGGCGCCGACGCCCTGGGCACCCTGGCGCGCTCGCCGCACGTCGGTGCCGCGGAGCTGGTGGTCATCCTCGACGTCATCGCCGAGCGACTGGCGCTGCCGGTCGACGCGCTCTTCAGCGCCGGTGAGGCGGACCGGCTGGCCCTGGCCGCCATGTTCGTGCTCCGCCGCAACCGGGTGCCGCTGGACCTCCTGGAGGCCTGGGTGGGCGCCCTGGCCGCCACCGCCACGCGCACGTGGGGCCCCGATCGCGACCCCTACCTGGGCAGCGGCAACGCCGAGGCGTTCCTGCGCGCGCTCTACCTCCAGCTCGCGCTCGGCCAGCGTCCGCCCGCCGTACGGGCGGACCTGATGCTGCTCCTGGTCGACGCGCTGCGCTCGGCCAACCGCGGATTCCTCGAGGCTGAGTAA
- a CDS encoding zinc-binding dehydrogenase has translation MFAVYADSFAPADSEDPLAGLVVGERPDPEVPAGWTRVTVRAASLNHHDLWSLQGVGLREEALPMILGCDAAGVDEDGNEVVVHAVVSDPSWRGDETLDPQRSLLSERHQGTFADTVVVPSANVVPKPASLSFEEAACLPTSWLTAYRMLFTRGDLKAGDTVLVQGAGGGVATALIALGRAAGLRVLATSRDEAKRAKALELGAHDVFESGARLPVKVDAVMETVGRATWSHSVRALRPGGRIVISGTTSGPKLDDAELTRIFFLQLSVIGSTMGTRAELASLVAMLDATGVRPLIDRALPMTEARDGFAAMSAGDLFGKVVFTR, from the coding sequence ATGTTCGCCGTCTACGCCGACTCCTTCGCCCCCGCCGACTCCGAGGACCCGCTCGCCGGACTGGTGGTGGGGGAGCGGCCCGATCCGGAGGTCCCGGCCGGGTGGACCCGGGTCACCGTCCGCGCCGCCTCGCTCAACCATCACGACCTCTGGTCCCTCCAGGGCGTCGGGCTCCGCGAGGAGGCGCTGCCCATGATCCTGGGCTGCGACGCCGCGGGGGTCGACGAGGACGGCAACGAGGTCGTCGTCCACGCGGTCGTCTCGGACCCCTCGTGGCGCGGCGACGAGACCCTGGACCCCCAGCGCTCACTGCTCTCCGAGCGTCATCAGGGCACGTTCGCCGACACCGTGGTCGTCCCCTCGGCCAACGTCGTGCCCAAGCCGGCGTCGCTGTCCTTCGAGGAGGCCGCCTGCCTGCCCACGTCCTGGCTGACGGCGTACCGGATGCTGTTCACCCGAGGCGACCTCAAGGCCGGCGACACGGTGCTCGTGCAGGGGGCCGGCGGCGGTGTCGCCACGGCCCTGATCGCGCTCGGGCGGGCCGCAGGACTGCGGGTGCTGGCGACCTCGCGCGACGAGGCCAAGCGCGCCAAGGCGCTCGAGCTGGGCGCCCACGACGTCTTCGAGTCCGGGGCCCGGCTGCCGGTCAAGGTCGACGCGGTGATGGAGACCGTCGGGCGGGCCACATGGTCGCACTCCGTGCGCGCCCTGCGACCCGGCGGCAGGATCGTCATCAGCGGCACCACGTCCGGGCCGAAGCTGGACGACGCCGAGCTCACCCGGATCTTCTTCCTGCAGCTGAGCGTCATCGGCTCGACGATGGGCACCCGCGCCGAGCTCGCCTCCCTGGTGGCGATGCTGGACGCCACCGGCGTGCGGCCGCTGATCGACCGCGCCCTGCCGATGACCGAGGCCCGCGACGGCTTCGCGGCGATGTCGGCCGGCGACCTGTTCGGCAAGGTCGTCTTCACGCGATGA
- a CDS encoding GNAT family N-acetyltransferase has protein sequence MRLRRATPEDHEAVGRATVAAYAPFLHDGGPTSDYALRLADTATRDREAEVWVAEEDGEILGSVTICLPGTPWAQRAEEGEGEFRMLAVDPSARGRGVGRALLDLVVERLRADGARAVVLGSLGDMTDAHRLYERAGFTRVPERDWSPQPGVHLRCYRLPMTREEP, from the coding sequence ATGCGGCTGCGACGCGCCACGCCCGAGGACCACGAGGCGGTCGGGCGGGCCACCGTGGCGGCGTACGCGCCGTTCCTGCACGACGGCGGGCCGACCTCCGACTACGCGCTGCGGCTGGCCGACACGGCGACGCGCGACCGGGAGGCGGAGGTCTGGGTCGCCGAGGAGGACGGCGAGATCCTCGGCTCCGTCACGATCTGCCTGCCCGGCACCCCCTGGGCACAGCGCGCCGAGGAGGGAGAGGGCGAGTTCCGCATGCTGGCCGTCGACCCGAGCGCCCGGGGCCGCGGCGTGGGCCGCGCGTTGCTGGACCTGGTCGTGGAGCGCCTGCGCGCCGACGGAGCCCGGGCGGTCGTGCTCGGCAGCCTGGGCGACATGACCGACGCACACCGCCTCTACGAGCGCGCGGGCTTCACGCGCGTGCCGGAGCGGGACTGGTCCCCGCAGCCCGGGGTGCACCTGCGCTGCTACCGGCTGCCGATGACCCGCGAGGAGCCCTGA
- a CDS encoding sensor histidine kinase, translating to MPTLSELVRSHTDLDEADVAWLMLLQADWQIIADLSFADLVLWLPDRAGNGFWAGAQMRPTTGPTAYVDDVVGTFVPTGRRAMLDEAWSRGRLVREGDPEWRDDVPVRVETIPVRRAGRVIAIIARNTNLLGVRTPSRLELSYLQTAADLTQMIASGHFPSEGQRSDHADSPRVGDGFLRVDAAGRVVYASPNALSVYRRLGLSGDLAGLLLTDLTRELVPPRRRPDEETLSAVLGGRAHRDTEIGTDEVSLIVRAVPLKPHGEHIGGLILVRDVTDLRRRDRELVTKDATIREIHHRVKNNLQTVAALLRLQARRIGSEEAKLALEEAVRRVGSIAIVHETLSQAVEENVAFDEIADRLGAMVADVGSQGGRVQVRREGTFGVLPSESATALAMALTELLQNAVEHGYDADDLELEGTITVTVRRLVGRLHVSVDDDGRGLPEDFDVDASSSLGLSIVRTLVESELGGQLSLGSRPHGPGTRAEFDVPAE from the coding sequence GTGCCCACCCTGAGCGAGCTCGTGCGCAGCCACACCGACCTCGACGAGGCGGACGTGGCGTGGCTCATGCTGCTCCAGGCGGACTGGCAGATCATCGCGGACCTCTCCTTCGCGGACCTGGTCCTGTGGCTGCCCGACCGAGCCGGCAACGGCTTCTGGGCGGGGGCGCAGATGCGCCCCACCACCGGCCCGACGGCGTACGTCGACGACGTGGTCGGCACCTTCGTGCCCACCGGGCGCCGCGCCATGCTCGACGAGGCGTGGTCGCGCGGGCGGCTGGTGCGCGAAGGAGACCCGGAGTGGCGCGACGACGTGCCGGTGCGCGTCGAGACCATCCCGGTGCGGCGTGCCGGACGGGTGATCGCGATCATCGCCCGCAACACCAACCTGCTCGGCGTGCGGACGCCGAGCCGGCTCGAGCTGTCCTACCTGCAGACCGCCGCGGACCTGACCCAGATGATCGCCTCGGGGCACTTCCCCTCGGAGGGACAGCGCAGCGACCACGCCGACTCCCCACGGGTGGGTGACGGGTTCCTCCGCGTCGACGCGGCCGGACGCGTCGTCTACGCCAGCCCCAACGCGCTGTCGGTCTACCGCCGCCTCGGGCTGTCCGGCGACCTGGCCGGCCTCCTGCTCACCGACCTGACCCGGGAGCTGGTGCCGCCCCGGCGCCGCCCCGACGAGGAGACCCTCAGCGCGGTGCTCGGCGGCCGCGCGCACCGCGACACCGAGATCGGCACGGACGAGGTGTCGCTGATCGTGCGCGCCGTGCCGCTGAAGCCGCACGGGGAGCACATCGGCGGGCTGATCCTGGTCCGCGACGTCACCGACCTGCGCCGCCGCGACCGGGAGCTGGTCACCAAGGACGCCACCATCCGCGAGATCCACCACCGCGTGAAGAACAACCTCCAGACGGTGGCCGCGCTGCTACGGCTCCAGGCCCGCCGGATCGGCTCCGAGGAGGCCAAGCTGGCCCTGGAGGAGGCCGTACGGCGGGTCGGCTCGATCGCGATCGTGCACGAGACGCTGAGCCAGGCCGTCGAGGAGAACGTCGCCTTCGACGAGATCGCCGACCGGCTCGGGGCGATGGTCGCCGACGTCGGCTCCCAGGGCGGGCGCGTGCAGGTGCGCAGGGAGGGGACCTTCGGGGTGCTGCCGTCCGAGTCGGCCACGGCACTGGCCATGGCCCTGACCGAGCTGCTGCAGAACGCCGTCGAGCACGGCTACGACGCCGACGACCTCGAGCTGGAGGGCACGATCACGGTGACCGTGCGCCGCCTGGTGGGCCGCCTGCACGTGAGCGTCGACGACGACGGGCGGGGGCTCCCCGAGGACTTCGACGTGGACGCCTCGTCCAGCCTCGGACTCTCCATCGTGCGCACGCTCGTGGAGTCCGAGCTGGGGGGCCAGCTGTCCCTGGGCAGTCGCCCGCACGGCCCCGGCACCCGCGCCGAGTTCGACGTCCCGGCGGAGTGA
- a CDS encoding thioesterase family protein: MEAALTFTVTDDDTAVAVGSGSLPVLGTPRLLAWLEAATCAAIDPTLPAGSTSVGTRVTLEHLGASPVGQEIEATASAAYVDGRLHRFTVAARHIDAGSAGKVVATGEVTRVVVDAERFLSRISPGS, from the coding sequence ATGGAAGCCGCCCTGACCTTCACGGTCACCGACGACGACACCGCGGTCGCGGTCGGCTCCGGGAGCCTGCCGGTGCTCGGCACGCCGCGCCTGCTGGCCTGGCTCGAGGCGGCCACCTGCGCCGCGATCGACCCGACGCTGCCTGCCGGCTCGACCAGCGTCGGCACCCGGGTCACGCTCGAGCACCTCGGCGCCAGCCCGGTCGGTCAGGAGATCGAGGCGACCGCCTCGGCGGCGTACGTCGACGGCCGGCTGCACCGGTTCACGGTCGCCGCGCGCCACATCGACGCGGGGTCGGCCGGCAAGGTCGTCGCCACCGGCGAGGTGACCCGCGTCGTGGTCGACGCGGAGCGTTTCCTGAGCCGGATTTCTCCTGGGTCCTGA
- the sodN gene encoding superoxide dismutase, Ni, with translation MFARLFAPTVEVSAHCDLPCGVYDPAQARIEAESIKAIIAKVADNDDPDFRTRAILIKEQRSELVKHHLWVLWTDYFKPPHFEKYPQLHTLVNEATKLAGASGTKGELDAGKADELLAKIDEIAEIFWETKKA, from the coding sequence ATGTTCGCGCGACTGTTCGCCCCCACGGTCGAGGTCTCGGCCCACTGCGACCTGCCCTGCGGTGTCTACGACCCCGCCCAGGCCCGCATCGAGGCCGAGTCGATCAAGGCCATCATCGCCAAGGTCGCCGACAACGACGACCCTGACTTCCGCACCCGGGCGATCCTGATCAAGGAGCAGCGCTCCGAGCTGGTCAAGCACCACCTGTGGGTGCTGTGGACCGACTACTTCAAGCCCCCGCACTTCGAGAAGTACCCGCAGCTGCACACCCTGGTCAACGAGGCGACCAAGCTGGCCGGCGCCTCCGGCACCAAGGGCGAGCTCGACGCCGGCAAGGCCGACGAGCTGCTCGCGAAGATCGACGAGATCGCCGAGATCTTCTGGGAGACCAAGAAGGCCTGA
- a CDS encoding SDR family oxidoreductase, producing the protein MSATHLLTGAGSGIGAALAERLHARGETLVLLARSGERAAELESRYPGSRVLAVDLADPEAVTALTGLPDELDSVLHVAGVVDLAPVAEQPLAQLRAQVDVNLVSPAVLTHLCLPAVRRRRGTFVFVNSSAGLSASADWSAYAASKFGLRALADSLRAEEVEHGVRVTTVFPSRTATPMQEKVHEQEGRTYDASRWISPATVAETILHVLDLPEDATIPEVTIRPVVARAN; encoded by the coding sequence ATGAGCGCCACCCACCTGCTCACCGGCGCCGGCTCCGGCATCGGTGCCGCGCTCGCCGAGCGGCTGCACGCGCGCGGCGAGACGCTGGTGCTGCTGGCCCGCTCCGGCGAGCGGGCGGCCGAGCTGGAGTCGCGCTACCCCGGCAGCCGGGTCCTCGCCGTCGACCTGGCCGACCCCGAGGCGGTCACGGCGCTGACCGGCCTTCCCGACGAGCTCGACTCCGTGCTCCACGTCGCGGGCGTCGTCGATCTCGCGCCGGTGGCCGAGCAGCCGCTTGCCCAGCTGCGGGCGCAGGTCGACGTCAACCTGGTGTCGCCCGCGGTGCTGACCCATCTGTGCCTGCCCGCCGTACGACGCCGGCGGGGGACGTTCGTCTTCGTCAACTCCTCCGCGGGCCTCTCGGCCAGCGCCGACTGGTCGGCCTACGCCGCGTCGAAGTTCGGGCTGCGCGCTCTCGCCGACTCGCTGCGGGCGGAGGAGGTCGAGCACGGCGTGCGGGTGACGACCGTGTTCCCCAGCCGCACGGCGACGCCGATGCAGGAGAAGGTGCACGAGCAGGAGGGCCGCACCTACGACGCGTCTCGCTGGATCTCGCCGGCCACCGTCGCCGAGACGATCCTGCACGTCCTGGACCTGCCGGAGGACGCGACGATCCCCGAGGTCACGATCCGCCCGGTCGTGGCGCGCGCGAACTAG